A single region of the Epinephelus moara isolate mb chromosome 12, YSFRI_EMoa_1.0, whole genome shotgun sequence genome encodes:
- the lpin1b gene encoding phosphatidate phosphatase LPIN1 isoform X2 gives MNYVGQLAGQVFVQVKELYRGLNPATLSGCIDVIVVRQPDGSLQCSPFHVRFGKMGVLRSREKVVDMEINGEPVDLHMKLGDNGEAFFVQETENDQEVVPSYLATSPILSDGAIMMSSSLMGKSSGPPIQTLGSAGTLGETGSSMMMKKRRKRRRKARADSVRREESGEYSEDEDMFTIDISSDEMAEIESNRSSSRDVLREETTTTSTSGSFKQTGIYTRSDGEWSPIQSPGNSRPTSPKSDSELMTKPSDADNQDQAMHWAWGELPQAATPSFLPVKPDPPPVCPVSIPVSESTHFRVITHETSSEQCGPCSEISALRLLMPGETREETVGMESESMRVETQTAGGVAAHTIADMEETTPRPQGKTDSPSKRKDKRSRHLGSDGIYLDDITELEPEVAALYFPKSDSGSTVRSMSDPGLHSASLSPQSVSSGGDSGVDSYCDPMGDMPSIAISLCGGLNENREITKDQFHEKIITYQQFAENPSIIDDPNLVVKIGSKYYNWSSAAPLMLAMQAFQKPLPKAAVENIMKEKMPKKGGRWWFSWRGRNSSTKSDSVSERGACGYAEQAGKMSSRHKEESSSSDEDHRAALQSSSSIQSEPSGGVSYKKTLRLTSEQLLSLQLQDGPNDAVFSVTTQYQGTCRCQGTIYLWNWDDKIIISDIDGTITRSDTLGHILPTLGKDWTHQGIAHLYHKVSQNGYKFLYCSARAIGMADMTRGYLHWVNERGTMLPMGPVLLSPSSLFSALHREVIEKKPEKFKVECLNDIKNLFYPNTQPFYAAFGNRPTDVYSYKEVGVPLNRIFTVNPKGELVQEHAKTNISSYVRLGEVVDHVFPLKMRASSSDFPCSDTYSHFTFWRQQLPRVDHQGTTPPQTPTPSS, from the exons gtgGACATGGAGATCAACGGCGAGCCAGTGGATCTACACATGAAGCTCGGGGACAATGGAGAAGCATTCTTTGTGcaggaaacagaaaatgatCAG gaagtggttccCTCCTACCTGGCCACCTCTCCCATCTTGTCAGACGGGGCCATCATGATGAGCTCCTCCCTGATGGGGAAGAGCTCCGGGCCACCGATACAGACCCTGGGCTCCGCGGGGACCTTGGGAGAGACTGGCAGTTccatgatgatgaagaagagaaggaaaaggaggaggaaggccAGGGCGGACAGCGTACGGAGGGAGGAGAGCGGGGAATACTCGGAGGACGAAGACATGTTCACTATAGACATCAGCTCGGATGAAATGGCGGAGATTGAGAGCAACAG gagTTCGTCTCGGGATGTTCTAAGAGAGGAGACCACAACCACTTCAACCAGCGGCTCATTCAAACAGACGGGCATCTACACTCGTTCAGATGGAGAGTGGAGCCCCATTCAGAG CCCTGGAAACTCTCGTCCTACCTCTCCTAAGAGCGACTCTGAGCTAATGACCAAGCCGTCAGACGCAGACAATCAGGATCAAGCCATGCACTGGGCGTGGGGAGAGCTGCCACAGGCTGCCACG CCGTCCTTCCTCCCAGTGAAACCAGACCCTCCACCAGTTTGCCCAGTGTCCATCCCAGTGTCTGAGAGCACACACTTCCGTGTGATAACTCACGAGACGTCGTCGGAACAGTGTGGACCCTGCTCTGAAATATCGGCACTCAGGCTGCTGATGCCAGGGGAGaccagggaggagacagtggggATGGAGTCAGAGTCCATGAGGGTGGAGACCCAGACAGCTGGAGGTGTCGCAGCTCATACAATAGCTGACATGGAGGAGACGACTCCTCGGCCACAGGGCAAGACGGACTCTCCGTCCAAGAGAAAAG ACAAGAGAAGCCGCCATCTAGGCTCAGATGGGATTTACctggatgacatcacagaacTCGAGCCTGAAGTGGCGGCTCTTTATTTCCCTAAGAG TGACAGTGGTTCGACAGTGAGGAGCATGTCAGACCCAGGCCTCCACAGCGCCAGTCTGTCCCCACAGTCTGTCAGCTCTGGAGGAGACAGCGGAGTGGACAGCTACTGCGACCCCATGGGTGACATGCCGTCTATCGCCATCTCCTTGTGTGGTGGACTCAATGAAAACAGGGAGATCACGAAAG ATCAGTTCCACGAGAAGATCATCACATACCAGCAGTTTGCGGAAAACCCCTCCATCATCGACGACCCCAACTTGGTCGTGAAAATTGGCTCCAA ATACTATAATTGGAGCTCTGCGGCTCCACTTATGCTGGCTATGCAGGCCTTCCAGAAACCGCTGCCAAAG GCTGCAGTGGAGAACATCATGAAGGAGAAGATGCCCAAGAAAGGAGGGCGGTGGTGGTTCTCGTGGCGAGgcagaaacagcagcaccaaatCG GATTCAGTGTCTGAGCGTGGGGCCTGTGGCTACGCTGAGCAGGCTGGGAAAATGTCCAGCAG ACATAAAGAAGAATCGTCCTCTAGTGATGAAGACCACAGGGCAGCACTACAGAGCTCTTCCTCCATCCAGTCAGAGCCATCGGGGGGCGTGTCTTATAAGAAAACACTTCGGCTCACGTCAGAGCAGCTG ctgtctctCCAGCTGCAGGACGGTCCTAACGATGCTGTGTTCAGTGTGACCACTCAGTACCAGGGAACCTGTCGCTGTCAGGGCACCATCTACCTCTGGAACTGGGACGACAAGATCATCATCTCTGACATAGATGGAACCATCACCAG GTCGGACACACTGGGTCACATCCTGCCCACACTGGGGAAAGACTGGACCCACCAGGGCATCGCACACCTCTACCACAAAGTCAGCCA AAATGGCTACAAGTTCCTGTACTGTTCAGCTCGAGCTATCGGCATGGCTGACATGACCAGAGGTTACCTCCACTGGGTCAACGAGAGAGGCACCATGCTGCCTATGGGCCCCGTCCTGCTCAGCCCGAGCAGCCTCTTTTCAGCTCTTCACAG GGAGGTGATTGAGAAGAAACCAGAGAAATTCAAGGTGGAGTGTCTCAACGATATCAAGAACCTCTTCTACCCAAACACACAGCCGTTCTATGCAGCGTTCGGCAACAGACCAACG GATGTGTATTCTTATAAAGAAGTCGGAGTGCCACTGAACAGGATTTTCACAGTGAACCCTAAAGGCGAGCTGGTGCAGGAGCACGCCAAGACCAACATCTCATC tTACGTCCGTCTGGGTGAGGTGGTGGACCACGTGTTCCCCCTGAAGATGCGAGCCTCCTCCTCAGACTTCCCCTGCTCGGACACCTACAGCCACTTCACCTTCTGGAGGCAGCAGCTCCCCCGGGTGGACCATCAGGGAACTACACCTCCACAGACTCCCACTCCCAGCAGCTGA